A window of Cryptomeria japonica chromosome 3, Sugi_1.0, whole genome shotgun sequence contains these coding sequences:
- the LOC131075444 gene encoding uncharacterized protein LOC131075444 isoform X1, with protein MTMCTESEPSLPLMTNATQQRNFDPPPNHLAVQPFSLRKMSCNGCRVLRKGCSDNCILRQCLQWIETPQSQANATVFVAKFFGRAGLMTFIQGVHETERPALFKSLLYEACGRTINPVHGAVGLLWTGKWQICQAAVQKVLQEGSLERTSTPPNCPSIDGNKPIVPTFPSMDTNAVAAPISRSVDAVESRAPDGNSSQEKFDIHRRTGIPDFSVVDNQGACKRSTDDNVSKIYEAGKSVTTENRRVRQRTEDGNNIAVTDVAGNNDAIDNVGRVINDSNLVGGHIDVAEVTSTAGSERQQNIDGNLGGDVKLGLSLNCRSKSSNLKQPRASSSSNNSVISEGSVNRQFRGPFPQSPQKLLDLL; from the exons ATGACGATGTGCACTGAATCTGAACCTTCCCTTCCTCTCATGACTAACGCTACGCAACAAAG GAATTTCGATCCTCCTCCTAATCATCTAGCTGTTCAGCCATTTTCTTTGCGGAAAATGAGCTGCAATGGCTGCAGGGTCCTGCGGAAGGGTTGCAGTGATAATTGCATTCTTCGTCAATGTTTGCAGTGGATTGAGACCCCGCAATCGCAAGCCAATGCCACGGTTTTTGTTGCCAAATTCTTCGGCCGCGCGGGACTTATGACCTTCATTCAAGGCGTCCACGAGACAGAACGTCCAG CTCTGTTCAAATCTTTGTTGTATGAAGCATGCGGAAGAACAATAAACCCCGTACATGGAGCCGTCGGTTTACTGTGGACGGGAAAATGGCAAATTTGCCAGGCAGCAGTTCAGAAAGTTCTCCAAGAAGGCAGCCTGGAGCGGACCTCGACACCCCCCAATTGCCCGTCAATTGACGGAAATAAACCCATTGTTCCCACATTTCCCTCAATGGACACCAACGCAGTAGCCGCGCCAATTTCCCGATCAGTTGACGCTGTTGAATCTCGGGCTCCAGATGGCAACTCGTCGCAGGAAAAATTCGACATCCACAGACGGACTGGCATTCCAGATTTTTCTGTAGTTGACAATCAAGGAGCCTGCAAAAGATCAACTGATGATAACGTCTCCAAGATCTACGAGGCGGGGAAGTCCGTCACGACGGAAAACCGCAGAGTTCGTCAAAGAACAGAGGACGGAAACAATATTGCCGTCACCGACGTTGCCGGCAACAATGACGCCATTGATAATGTCGGCAGGGTTATCAACGATAGTAATCTCGTCGGCGGGCATATCGACGTCGCAGAAGTCACGTCAACCGCCGGGAGTGAGCGGCAGCAGAATATTGACGGCAATTTGGGCGGTGACGTGAAATTGGGTTTAAGCTTGAATTGTCGGTCCAAGTCGTCAAATTTGAAGCAACCGAGGGCTTCAAGTTCATCAAATAATTCCGTCATTTCCGAAGGCTCCGTCAATAGACAGTTTCGGGGCCCGTTTCCACAATCGCCACAGAAGCTTCTGGACCTTCTCTGA
- the LOC131075444 gene encoding uncharacterized protein LOC131075444 isoform X2 — MSCNGCRVLRKGCSDNCILRQCLQWIETPQSQANATVFVAKFFGRAGLMTFIQGVHETERPALFKSLLYEACGRTINPVHGAVGLLWTGKWQICQAAVQKVLQEGSLERTSTPPNCPSIDGNKPIVPTFPSMDTNAVAAPISRSVDAVESRAPDGNSSQEKFDIHRRTGIPDFSVVDNQGACKRSTDDNVSKIYEAGKSVTTENRRVRQRTEDGNNIAVTDVAGNNDAIDNVGRVINDSNLVGGHIDVAEVTSTAGSERQQNIDGNLGGDVKLGLSLNCRSKSSNLKQPRASSSSNNSVISEGSVNRQFRGPFPQSPQKLLDLL; from the exons ATGAGCTGCAATGGCTGCAGGGTCCTGCGGAAGGGTTGCAGTGATAATTGCATTCTTCGTCAATGTTTGCAGTGGATTGAGACCCCGCAATCGCAAGCCAATGCCACGGTTTTTGTTGCCAAATTCTTCGGCCGCGCGGGACTTATGACCTTCATTCAAGGCGTCCACGAGACAGAACGTCCAG CTCTGTTCAAATCTTTGTTGTATGAAGCATGCGGAAGAACAATAAACCCCGTACATGGAGCCGTCGGTTTACTGTGGACGGGAAAATGGCAAATTTGCCAGGCAGCAGTTCAGAAAGTTCTCCAAGAAGGCAGCCTGGAGCGGACCTCGACACCCCCCAATTGCCCGTCAATTGACGGAAATAAACCCATTGTTCCCACATTTCCCTCAATGGACACCAACGCAGTAGCCGCGCCAATTTCCCGATCAGTTGACGCTGTTGAATCTCGGGCTCCAGATGGCAACTCGTCGCAGGAAAAATTCGACATCCACAGACGGACTGGCATTCCAGATTTTTCTGTAGTTGACAATCAAGGAGCCTGCAAAAGATCAACTGATGATAACGTCTCCAAGATCTACGAGGCGGGGAAGTCCGTCACGACGGAAAACCGCAGAGTTCGTCAAAGAACAGAGGACGGAAACAATATTGCCGTCACCGACGTTGCCGGCAACAATGACGCCATTGATAATGTCGGCAGGGTTATCAACGATAGTAATCTCGTCGGCGGGCATATCGACGTCGCAGAAGTCACGTCAACCGCCGGGAGTGAGCGGCAGCAGAATATTGACGGCAATTTGGGCGGTGACGTGAAATTGGGTTTAAGCTTGAATTGTCGGTCCAAGTCGTCAAATTTGAAGCAACCGAGGGCTTCAAGTTCATCAAATAATTCCGTCATTTCCGAAGGCTCCGTCAATAGACAGTTTCGGGGCCCGTTTCCACAATCGCCACAGAAGCTTCTGGACCTTCTCTGA